A portion of the Fusobacterium nucleatum genome contains these proteins:
- a CDS encoding acyl-CoA thioesterase — protein sequence MFKFNYTIKQEDLNYGNHVGNERALLFFQWARESFLRQNNLSESNIGDGSGFIQVEATVQYKKQLFLDQKIEVRITKIEIKGLKIIFEHEIYNGQDLVITGTATVLAYNYEEQKVKKVPANFKELVKKY from the coding sequence ATGTTTAAATTTAACTATACTATAAAACAAGAAGATTTAAACTATGGAAATCATGTTGGAAATGAAAGAGCATTATTATTTTTTCAATGGGCTAGAGAATCTTTTTTAAGACAAAATAATTTGAGTGAAAGTAATATTGGGGATGGTAGTGGTTTTATTCAAGTTGAAGCTACTGTTCAATATAAAAAACAACTATTTTTAGATCAGAAAATAGAAGTTAGAATAACAAAAATAGAAATAAAAGGTTTGAAAATAATTTTTGAACATGAAATATATAATGGACAAGATTTAGTTATAACAGGTACTGCAACAGTTCTTGCATACAATTATGAAGAACAAAAAGTTAAAAAGGTTCCTGCTAATTTTAAGGAATTAGTTAAAAAATACTAG
- a CDS encoding nitroreductase family protein, producing the protein MIIENIKHARSHRRFTEKKINEEEILEMLEGARFSASTKNAQILRYSYTIDDENCKKLFSAVSLGGLLKNEDKATLEERARGFILISAKKDITTPDSRLYFDVGIASQNIILIADELGYGACIVISYNKKAFEEILGLPEEYDSKAVIILGESKDIVKLVDSKDEEDTKYFVENGIHHVPKLKLGDLILGKK; encoded by the coding sequence ATGATAATTGAAAATATTAAACATGCTCGTTCACACAGAAGATTTACTGAAAAAAAGATTAATGAAGAAGAAATTTTAGAAATGTTAGAAGGAGCAAGATTTTCTGCTTCAACTAAAAATGCCCAAATTTTAAGATATTCTTATACAATAGATGATGAAAATTGCAAAAAATTATTTTCTGCTGTTTCTTTAGGAGGACTTTTAAAAAATGAAGATAAGGCTACTCTCGAAGAAAGAGCCAGAGGATTTATATTAATTTCTGCAAAAAAAGATATCACAACTCCTGATTCAAGACTTTATTTTGATGTTGGTATAGCCTCTCAAAACATCATTTTAATAGCTGATGAATTAGGCTATGGTGCTTGTATTGTTATCTCATATAATAAGAAAGCTTTTGAAGAAATCTTAGGACTACCTGAAGAATATGACTCAAAAGCTGTCATAATCTTAGGAGAATCTAAAGATATTGTTAAATTAGTAGATTCAAAAGATGAAGAAGACACTAAATATTTTGTGGAAAATGGAATACACCATGTACCTAAATTAAAATTAGGTGATCTTATTCTTGGGAAAAAATAA
- the rpsT gene encoding 30S ribosomal protein S20, giving the protein MANSKSAKKRILVAERNRVRNQAVKTRVKTMAKKVLSTIEVKDVEAAKVALSVAYKEFDKAVSKGILKKNTASRKKARLAAKVNSLVSSL; this is encoded by the coding sequence ATGGCAAATTCAAAATCAGCTAAAAAGAGAATATTAGTAGCAGAAAGAAATAGAGTTAGAAATCAAGCAGTTAAAACAAGAGTTAAAACTATGGCTAAAAAAGTTTTATCTACAATAGAAGTGAAAGATGTTGAAGCTGCAAAGGTAGCATTATCAGTTGCATATAAAGAATTTGATAAGGCTGTAAGTAAAGGAATTTTAAAGAAAAATACTGCTTCTAGAAAGAAAGCTAGATTAGCAGCAAAAGTTAATTCTTTAGTAAGTTCTCTTTAA
- a CDS encoding NCS2 family permease gives MKSNFETSLSKSLEKRFKFLDNGTNLKTELIAGLTTFATMSYVLATIPNMLEGAGLNRASILTALIIFIIICSIAMALYTNRPFALAPGLSSVAIIGTALPQMNMPVEVAFGLVFLSGLIFVIISFVGIREIVVKAIPASVKISISAGIGLYISLIGLKMAGVVVANPKNNTLNLGDMTTAKSILFVIGFLLILVLEARKIKGSLILAILIVTIIGIPMGVTKVPTNLINIPTGISDISFKIDILGALKPEYFPWIFTFFVPDFFGTMGIILGIANRAGWLDKDGNMQDIDRCFKVDSLSTVAGSFFCMPVMTTYLESASGVEDGGRTGMTALFTSFLFALTLLFTPIALMVPGVATAPVLTIIGFQMLSSMKSVNYNDKTESLPAFIAVAMTIFTFNIATGLSLSVLSYIILKVFSGKAKEIPKVMYGLALVLLYYLYTLI, from the coding sequence ATGAAAAGTAATTTTGAAACTTCGTTGTCTAAAAGTCTAGAAAAAAGATTTAAATTTTTAGATAATGGAACAAATTTAAAAACTGAATTGATTGCTGGATTAACTACATTTGCTACGATGTCTTATGTACTGGCTACCATTCCTAACATGTTAGAAGGGGCAGGTTTAAATAGAGCTTCCATCTTAACAGCGTTAATTATTTTTATCATAATTTGTAGTATTGCTATGGCATTATATACAAATCGTCCTTTTGCACTTGCACCAGGATTAAGTAGTGTTGCAATTATAGGAACTGCATTACCTCAAATGAATATGCCTGTTGAAGTTGCCTTTGGTTTAGTTTTTTTAAGTGGGCTTATTTTTGTAATAATTTCCTTTGTAGGTATAAGAGAAATTGTTGTTAAGGCAATTCCTGCAAGTGTAAAAATTTCAATAAGTGCAGGAATAGGACTTTATATATCACTAATTGGACTAAAGATGGCAGGTGTTGTAGTAGCTAACCCAAAGAATAATACATTAAATTTAGGTGATATGACAACAGCAAAATCAATACTTTTTGTTATTGGTTTTTTATTAATATTAGTGCTAGAAGCACGAAAAATAAAAGGAAGTCTAATTTTAGCAATACTGATAGTAACTATTATTGGTATTCCTATGGGAGTAACAAAAGTACCAACAAATTTAATTAATATTCCAACTGGAATATCTGATATTAGTTTTAAAATAGATATTTTAGGAGCATTGAAACCTGAATATTTTCCTTGGATTTTTACTTTTTTTGTTCCAGATTTTTTTGGAACTATGGGAATAATACTTGGAATTGCAAATCGTGCAGGATGGCTTGATAAAGATGGAAATATGCAAGATATTGATAGATGTTTTAAAGTTGACTCATTGTCAACAGTTGCAGGAAGCTTTTTCTGTATGCCAGTGATGACAACATACCTTGAATCTGCAAGTGGAGTTGAAGATGGAGGTAGAACAGGAATGACAGCATTATTTACTTCTTTCCTTTTTGCTTTAACATTATTATTTACTCCAATAGCATTGATGGTACCAGGAGTTGCAACTGCACCAGTATTAACTATAATAGGTTTTCAAATGCTCAGTTCAATGAAAAGTGTAAATTATAATGATAAAACAGAGTCTTTACCAGCTTTTATAGCAGTAGCTATGACAATATTTACATTTAATATAGCAACAGGATTATCTTTGTCAGTTTTATCTTATATTATTTTAAAAGTATTTTCAGGAAAAGCAAAAGAAATTCCTAAAGTTATGTATGGCTTAGCTTTAGTATTATTATATTATTTATATACTTTAATCTAA
- a CDS encoding DJ-1/PfpI family protein produces the protein MKKIAIFLFEGAELFEIASFTDVFGWNNVVGLKEFRDIKVETISYKESIKCTWGGELRAEKIITEDNVENFYEYDALVIPGGFGKANFFKDNDNEIFKKLIKYFSENNKVIVAICSAVINLLETTYIRDKKVTTYLLDNKRYFNQLKNYNIIPVEEEIVIDNNLFTCSGPGNALELSFRVLEKLTSKENVKIIQNNMFLK, from the coding sequence ATGAAAAAGATAGCAATATTTTTATTTGAAGGTGCAGAATTATTTGAAATAGCAAGTTTTACAGATGTATTTGGTTGGAATAATGTTGTTGGATTAAAAGAATTTAGAGACATAAAAGTGGAAACTATTTCATATAAAGAAAGTATAAAATGTACTTGGGGTGGAGAATTAAGAGCAGAAAAAATTATTACAGAAGATAATGTAGAAAACTTTTATGAATATGATGCTTTAGTTATTCCGGGTGGTTTTGGAAAGGCTAATTTTTTTAAGGATAATGATAATGAAATTTTTAAAAAACTAATTAAATATTTTTCTGAAAATAATAAAGTTATTGTTGCTATTTGTAGTGCAGTAATAAATTTATTAGAAACAACTTATATAAGAGATAAAAAAGTTACTACTTATTTACTAGATAATAAAAGATACTTTAATCAATTAAAAAACTATAATATTATTCCAGTTGAAGAGGAAATAGTTATAGATAATAATTTATTCACTTGTTCAGGACCTGGAAATGCTTTAGAATTATCTTTTAGAGTTTTGGAGAAATTAACATCTAAGGAAAATGTAAAAATTATTCAAAATAATATGTTTTTAAAATAA
- a CDS encoding FKBP-type peptidyl-prolyl cis-trans isomerase gives MKIGENKVVTLEYKVYDADTKELLEDTAELGSYFYIQGMGQFLPKIEAALDGKSKGHKLKIEIPMDEAYGDYDEELVEELTKADFTDFDDIYEGMEFVVELEDGTEMIAVITEIDGDKVYTDSNHPFSGRNLLFEVEVADVREATDEELDHGHVHFHGFEDDEE, from the coding sequence ATGAAAATAGGAGAAAATAAAGTTGTAACACTGGAATATAAAGTATATGATGCAGATACAAAAGAATTATTAGAAGATACTGCTGAATTAGGATCATATTTCTATATTCAAGGGATGGGACAATTTCTACCTAAAATAGAAGCAGCACTAGATGGTAAATCAAAAGGACATAAATTAAAAATTGAAATTCCCATGGATGAAGCTTACGGGGATTATGATGAAGAATTAGTTGAAGAATTAACAAAAGCTGATTTTACAGATTTTGATGATATCTATGAAGGAATGGAATTTGTTGTTGAATTGGAAGATGGAACAGAAATGATAGCTGTTATCACTGAAATAGATGGAGATAAAGTTTACACAGATTCAAATCACCCATTCTCTGGAAGAAATTTATTATTTGAAGTAGAAGTAGCAGATGTGAGAGAAGCTACTGATGAAGAATTAGATCATGGGCATGTACATTTTCACGGATTTGAAGATGATGAGGAGTAA
- the rpiB gene encoding ribose 5-phosphate isomerase B has product MKIALGADHGGYELKEKIKQHLAKKEGIEVIDFGTNSTESVDYPKYGHLVAKSVVDKEVDFGILVCGTGIGISIAANKIKGIRAANCTNTTMAKLTREHNNANILALGARIVGDVLALDIVDEFLSASFEGGRHQKRVDQIEVEECNLF; this is encoded by the coding sequence ATGAAGATAGCTTTAGGTGCAGACCATGGTGGTTATGAATTAAAAGAAAAAATAAAACAACATTTAGCTAAAAAAGAAGGGATAGAAGTAATTGACTTTGGAACTAATAGTACAGAAAGTGTTGATTATCCAAAGTATGGGCATTTAGTTGCTAAAAGTGTTGTAGATAAAGAGGTTGATTTTGGAATTTTAGTTTGTGGAACAGGTATAGGTATTTCTATTGCGGCCAATAAGATAAAAGGAATAAGGGCTGCAAACTGTACAAATACAACTATGGCAAAATTGACAAGAGAACATAATAATGCAAATATTTTAGCTTTAGGAGCTAGAATAGTTGGAGATGTTCTAGCATTAGATATTGTTGATGAATTTTTATCTGCTTCTTTTGAAGGTGGAAGACACCAAAAAAGAGTTGATCAAATAGAAGTGGAAGAATGTAATTTATTTTAA
- a CDS encoding histidine triad nucleotide-binding protein, with protein MATLFTKIINKEIPANIVYEDDDVIAFKDIAPVAPVHVLVVPKKEIPTINDITDEDTLLIGKVYRVIGKLAKEFGIDKDGYRVVSNCNEHGGQTVFHIHFHLIGGEKLGTMV; from the coding sequence ATGGCAACATTGTTTACAAAAATTATTAATAAAGAAATTCCTGCAAATATAGTATATGAAGATGATGATGTAATAGCTTTTAAAGATATTGCACCAGTAGCACCAGTTCATGTACTTGTTGTACCTAAAAAAGAAATTCCTACAATTAATGATATTACTGATGAAGATACTTTACTAATAGGAAAAGTATACAGGGTAATAGGGAAATTAGCTAAGGAATTTGGAATAGACAAAGACGGTTATAGAGTTGTATCAAATTGTAATGAACATGGAGGACAAACAGTATTCCATATTCACTTCCATTTGATAGGTGGAGAAAAACTAGGAACTATGGTTTAG
- the kal gene encoding 3-aminobutyryl-CoA ammonia lyase: protein MKSLIRLRMSSHDAHYGGNLVDGARMLQLFGDVATELLIQLDGDEGLFKAYDSVEFMAPVFAGDYIEAEGEIVNVGNSSRKMVFEARKVIVPRPDISDSAADVLAEPIVVCRATGTCVTPKDKQRGKK from the coding sequence ATGAAATCTTTAATCAGATTGAGAATGAGTTCTCATGATGCACATTATGGAGGAAATTTAGTTGACGGTGCTAGAATGTTACAATTATTTGGGGATGTAGCAACTGAGCTTTTAATCCAATTAGACGGAGATGAAGGATTATTTAAGGCTTATGATAGTGTAGAATTTATGGCACCAGTTTTTGCTGGAGATTACATTGAAGCTGAAGGTGAAATTGTAAATGTAGGAAACAGCTCAAGAAAAATGGTGTTTGAAGCAAGAAAAGTAATAGTTCCAAGACCAGATATTTCTGATTCAGCTGCTGATGTTTTGGCAGAACCAATAGTTGTATGTAGAGCAACTGGAACTTGTGTAACACCAAAAGATAAACAAAGAGGAAAAAAATAA
- the kce gene encoding 3-keto-5-aminohexanoate cleavage protein, with amino-acid sequence MMEKLIITAAICGAEVTKEHNPAVPYTVEEIAREAESAYKAGASIIHLHVREDDGTPTQDKERFRKCIEAIREKCPDVIIQPSTGGAVGMTDLERLQPTELHPEMATLDCGTCNFGGDEIFVNTENTIKNFGKILIERGVKPEIEVFDKGMIDYAIRYQKQGFIQKPMHFDFVLGVQMSASARDLVFMSESIPEGSTWTVAGVGRHQFQMAALAIVMGGHVRVGFEDNVYIDKGILAKSNGELVERVVRLAKELGREIATPDEARQILSLKK; translated from the coding sequence GTGATGGAAAAATTAATAATAACTGCTGCTATATGTGGAGCAGAAGTAACAAAAGAACATAATCCTGCTGTTCCTTACACAGTTGAAGAAATTGCAAGAGAAGCTGAATCAGCATACAAAGCAGGAGCAAGTATAATTCATTTACATGTAAGAGAAGATGATGGAACTCCAACTCAAGATAAAGAAAGATTTAGAAAATGTATAGAAGCAATAAGAGAAAAATGTCCAGATGTAATAATTCAACCATCTACTGGTGGAGCAGTAGGAATGACTGATTTAGAAAGATTACAACCTACCGAATTACATCCAGAAATGGCAACTCTTGATTGTGGAACTTGTAATTTTGGTGGAGATGAAATTTTTGTAAACACTGAAAATACAATTAAAAATTTTGGTAAAATTCTTATAGAAAGAGGAGTTAAACCAGAGATAGAAGTTTTTGATAAGGGTATGATAGACTATGCTATAAGATATCAAAAACAAGGATTTATACAAAAACCTATGCATTTTGATTTTGTATTGGGTGTACAAATGTCTGCTTCTGCAAGAGATTTAGTATTTATGTCAGAAAGTATTCCAGAAGGTTCAACTTGGACAGTTGCAGGAGTTGGAAGACATCAATTCCAAATGGCGGCCTTAGCAATAGTTATGGGAGGACATGTAAGAGTTGGTTTTGAAGATAATGTATACATAGACAAGGGAATCTTAGCAAAATCAAATGGAGAATTAGTTGAAAGAGTTGTAAGATTAGCAAAGGAGCTAGGAAGAGAAATTGCAACTCCTGATGAAGCAAGACAAATATTAAGTTTAAAAAAATAA
- the kdd gene encoding L-erythro-3,5-diaminohexanoate dehydrogenase has product MKKGCKYGTHRVIEPAGVLPQPAKKISNDMEIFSNEILIDVIALNIDSASFTQIEEEAGHDVEKVKAKIKEIVAERGKMQNPVTGSGGMLIGTVEKIGDDLVGKTDLKVGDKIATLVSLSLTPLRIDEIINIKPEIDRVEIKGKAILFESGIYAVLPKDMPENLALAALDVAGAPAQVAKLVKPCQSVAILGSAGKSGMLCAYEAVKRVGPTGKVIGVVRNDKEKALLQRVSDKVKIVIADATKPMDVLHAVLEANDAKEVDVAINCVNVPNTEMSTILPVKEFGIAYFFSMATGFSKAALGAEGVGKDITMIVGNGYTVDHAAITLEELRESAVLREIFNEIYL; this is encoded by the coding sequence ATGAAAAAAGGTTGTAAATACGGAACACATAGAGTTATAGAACCAGCTGGAGTTTTACCACAACCAGCAAAAAAAATATCAAATGATATGGAAATATTTTCAAACGAAATTTTAATAGATGTTATAGCACTTAACATAGATTCAGCATCTTTTACTCAAATCGAAGAAGAAGCAGGACATGATGTAGAAAAAGTTAAAGCAAAAATTAAAGAAATAGTTGCAGAAAGAGGAAAAATGCAAAATCCTGTAACTGGGTCTGGAGGAATGTTAATTGGAACAGTTGAAAAAATTGGAGATGACTTAGTTGGAAAAACTGATTTAAAAGTTGGAGATAAAATAGCAACTCTTGTTTCTCTTTCATTAACACCTTTAAGAATTGATGAAATAATAAATATTAAACCTGAAATAGATAGAGTTGAAATTAAAGGTAAAGCAATTCTTTTTGAAAGTGGAATATATGCAGTTCTACCAAAAGATATGCCTGAAAACTTAGCTTTAGCAGCTCTTGACGTAGCAGGAGCACCAGCTCAAGTTGCAAAACTTGTTAAACCTTGTCAATCAGTTGCAATCTTAGGTTCGGCAGGAAAATCTGGAATGCTTTGTGCTTATGAAGCAGTTAAAAGAGTAGGACCTACTGGAAAAGTAATAGGTGTTGTAAGAAATGACAAAGAAAAAGCTTTACTTCAAAGAGTAAGTGATAAAGTAAAAATAGTTATAGCAGATGCAACAAAACCTATGGATGTTTTACATGCTGTTTTAGAAGCTAATGATGCTAAAGAAGTAGATGTTGCAATAAACTGTGTAAATGTACCTAACACAGAAATGTCTACAATACTTCCAGTAAAAGAATTCGGCATAGCTTATTTCTTTTCAATGGCAACTGGATTCTCAAAAGCTGCATTAGGAGCAGAAGGAGTAGGAAAAGATATAACTATGATAGTTGGAAATGGTTATACAGTTGACCATGCTGCAATAACTTTAGAAGAATTAAGAGAAAGTGCAGTGTTAAGAGAAATATTTAATGAAATATATTTATAA
- the kamA gene encoding L-lysine 2,3-aminomutase yields MNTVNTRKKFFPNVTDEEWNDWTWQVKNRLESVEDLKKYVDLSEEETEGVVRTLETLRMAITPYYFSLIDLNSDRCPIRKQAIPTIQEIHQSDADLLDPLHEDEDSPVPGLTHRYPDRVLLLITDMCSMYCRHCTRRRFAGSSDDAMPMDRIDKAIEYIAKTPQVRDVLLSGGDALLVSDKKLESIIQKLRAIPHVEIIRIGSRTPVVLPQRITPELCNMLKKYHPIWLNTHFNHPQEVTPEAKKACEMLADAGVPLGNQTVLLRGINDSVPVMKRLVHDLVMMRVRPYYIYQCDLSMGLEHFRTPVSKGIEIIEGLRGHTSGYAVPTFVVDAPGGGGKTPVMPQYVISQSPHRVVLRNFEGVITTYTEPENYTHEPCYDEEKFEKMYEISGVYMLDEGLKMSLEPSHLARHERNKKRAEAEGKK; encoded by the coding sequence ATGAATACAGTTAATACTAGAAAAAAATTTTTCCCAAATGTAACTGATGAAGAATGGAATGATTGGACATGGCAAGTAAAAAACAGACTTGAAAGTGTTGAAGATTTAAAAAAATATGTTGATTTAAGTGAAGAAGAAACAGAAGGGGTTGTAAGAACTCTTGAAACTTTAAGAATGGCAATCACTCCATATTACTTCTCATTGATAGATTTGAATAGTGATAGATGCCCAATAAGAAAGCAAGCTATACCTACTATACAAGAAATACATCAATCTGATGCTGATTTGTTAGATCCTCTACATGAAGATGAAGACTCTCCAGTACCAGGATTAACTCATAGATATCCAGATAGAGTTTTACTTCTAATAACAGACATGTGTTCTATGTATTGTAGACACTGCACTCGTAGAAGATTTGCTGGGTCAAGTGATGATGCTATGCCTATGGATAGAATTGACAAAGCAATAGAATATATTGCAAAAACTCCACAAGTAAGGGATGTATTGTTATCAGGAGGAGATGCACTTCTAGTTTCTGATAAAAAATTAGAAAGCATAATCCAAAAACTAAGAGCAATACCTCATGTTGAAATAATAAGAATAGGAAGTAGAACACCAGTTGTTTTACCTCAAAGAATTACTCCTGAATTATGTAATATGTTAAAGAAATATCATCCAATTTGGTTGAATACTCATTTTAACCACCCTCAAGAAGTAACACCAGAAGCTAAAAAAGCTTGTGAAATGTTGGCAGATGCAGGAGTTCCATTAGGAAATCAAACTGTACTATTAAGAGGAATAAATGACAGTGTACCTGTAATGAAAAGGTTAGTACATGATTTAGTAATGATGAGAGTAAGACCTTATTATATTTACCAATGTGACTTATCTATGGGACTTGAACACTTCAGAACACCAGTTTCTAAAGGTATAGAAATTATTGAAGGATTAAGAGGACATACATCTGGATATGCAGTACCAACATTTGTTGTTGATGCACCTGGTGGTGGAGGAAAAACTCCAGTAATGCCTCAATATGTAATTTCTCAATCTCCTCATAGAGTAGTTTTAAGAAACTTTGAAGGAGTTATAACAACTTATACAGAACCAGAAAATTATACACATGAACCTTGTTATGATGAAGAAAAATTTGAAAAAATGTATGAAATAAGTGGAGTTTATATGCTAGATGAAGGATTAAAAATGTCACTAGAACCTAGCCACTTAGCAAGACATGAAAGAAATAAAAAGAGAGCAGAAGCTGAAGGGAAAAAATAA
- a CDS encoding endonuclease MutS2 has protein sequence MKFIDENSLNRLNFKELLSRIDMYSGYGKNKLNNLSNFLVGEENKLEEEFERMEKIYNLISDDKREMLKLEMILYKFDNIRKTIENAINDIVLDTVDLFELKVQLMAMIELNLLLNENRDVFSDFILEDMGELFGALDPNNEKIATFYIYESYSVILKEIRRQKKEVENKLFNETDYETIQKLKNERLSILVDEEREEFKIRRNLTALVKKFSSIFLNNTEKIGNLDFVLGKVRFAKEYNGIRPVVSKKKEIVLEDAINLEVKEVLEAKNKKYTPISIKLNVGTTMITGANMGGKSVALKTIAENVLLFQMGFFVFAKYASIPLLDFIFFVSDDMQDISKGLSTFGAEIIKLKEINSYVKNGTGLIVFDEFARGTNPKEGQKFVRALAKYLNEKSSISIITTHFDSVVEKNMKHYQVVGLKNLDFESLKNRLKANNSLELIQDNMDFTLEESIETEVPKDALNIAKLIGLDDEISEMIYKEYEWEEQ, from the coding sequence ATGAAATTTATTGATGAAAATAGTTTAAATAGATTAAATTTTAAAGAATTATTATCAAGAATTGATATGTATTCGGGTTATGGAAAAAATAAACTAAATAATTTAAGTAATTTTTTAGTAGGTGAAGAAAACAAATTAGAAGAAGAATTTGAAAGAATGGAAAAAATTTATAATCTTATTTCTGATGATAAAAGAGAAATGTTAAAGTTAGAAATGATTCTTTATAAATTTGATAATATAAGAAAAACAATAGAAAATGCAATAAATGATATTGTTTTAGATACAGTTGATTTATTTGAACTAAAAGTACAACTTATGGCCATGATAGAGTTAAATCTACTTTTAAATGAAAATAGAGATGTATTTTCTGATTTTATATTAGAAGATATGGGAGAATTATTTGGTGCTTTAGATCCTAATAATGAAAAAATTGCTACTTTTTATATTTATGAATCTTATTCTGTAATTTTAAAAGAAATTCGTAGACAGAAAAAAGAAGTTGAAAATAAATTATTCAATGAAACAGACTATGAAACAATTCAAAAATTAAAAAATGAAAGATTATCCATATTAGTTGATGAAGAAAGAGAAGAGTTTAAAATAAGAAGAAATTTAACTGCTCTTGTTAAAAAATTTTCATCAATCTTTTTAAATAATACTGAAAAGATTGGAAATTTGGATTTTGTATTAGGGAAAGTTAGATTTGCAAAAGAATATAATGGTATAAGACCAGTGGTATCTAAAAAGAAAGAAATAGTCTTAGAAGATGCTATAAATTTAGAGGTAAAAGAAGTTTTAGAAGCTAAAAATAAAAAATATACTCCTATCAGTATAAAGTTAAATGTAGGAACAACTATGATAACTGGTGCTAATATGGGTGGAAAAAGTGTAGCATTAAAGACAATAGCAGAGAATGTTTTACTTTTTCAAATGGGATTTTTTGTTTTTGCAAAATATGCAAGTATACCTCTTTTAGATTTTATATTTTTTGTGTCAGATGATATGCAAGATATTTCAAAAGGACTTAGTACATTTGGAGCAGAGATAATAAAGTTAAAAGAAATAAATTCTTATGTGAAAAATGGGACAGGACTTATAGTTTTTGATGAATTTGCAAGGGGAACAAACCCAAAAGAAGGTCAAAAATTTGTAAGAGCCTTAGCAAAATATTTGAATGAAAAATCTAGTATATCAATCATAACTACTCACTTTGATTCTGTTGTTGAAAAGAATATGAAACATTATCAAGTGGTAGGTTTAAAAAATTTAGATTTTGAAAGTCTAAAAAATAGATTAAAAGCAAATAATTCTTTGGAATTAATTCAAGATAATATGGATTTTACTTTAGAAGAAAGTATAGAAACAGAAGTGCCAAAAGATGCTTTAAATATAGCAAAATTAATTGGCTTAGATGATGAAATTTCTGAAATGATTTATAAAGAGTATGAATGGGAGGAACAATAA